atttggatccacaccaaattacacattCATAAGTATCAGTCCCCTTAGTATGGCCTATTTTTTTATCATCCAGATTGTTGAATTATTCTTAGAAATCAAcaacaatttgaaaaatgtcccttctcaaaatgttaaagaaggtgGAAATATAAACCTGCATCCGCCACCTGGATCCAGACAAACATCAACATGTAATGGATTCCTCCTTGACCCCTATCTCATCTTTTTACCAAGTTTTCACCAAGTGGAAATCTGtacagttgtttttctgtcccactgaccaacaaacaaaataaccaacaaacaaactgacaggggtgaaaacataacaccCATGGTGGAAGTagatattgtttgttttgttttgtatgatACGTCATTTGAGTGGGTGGATTAATGTCACTAGTCACCATCCGTCACTGTTTCTTATCAGTGTGTGAAATTCATGTCAGGAATTGgtcagcaaagaaaacaatcatATAATCTTTTATTGATGTGCTgtactggaaaaaaagaaaatgtattaccGACTTAAAATCATACTTCAATTGGTAACAcacaaattattattacataatATTTTTTCAGATTAAAGTGAGCATTTTTATCAGTAAAACTTGTAGTTGACCAAACTTAATTCATTTGTCTGTTACCaattaaagtattttaaataggtccaacaattttctttttaagtttagcaaacagacaaagtatctattaaaggtacagtgtgtagaatctaaacatgaaaaagaacctgtggtagcttcagttgtcataaaaactcaaaggtgtttagtttgtccagtctggactaatgtaaaaaacatggcagcctcagtagagaggacccccctcgatgtaaatataaagcatttaaatatataaacggCCTTTTCTGGGCTtaggaaactacaattcatacaatttagatgaaatgaactagtgaaaacatgaggattatcctacattaaatgtctaccaatagatccctttcacctaaatcttacacactggacctttaagtaactGCACTAGTGTGTTAAGAAAATGATGACTTTGTAACCACAAAGCTGTAAACTACAAAGTAAGACGAGTTTACAACTGCATGTGGAAGCACAGTAAATGTTGGTTTATGTTTATGTCCAGTCAGAGTGGCACGTGTTAAGAGATGCAGTAACAACAGTCAGCATGCTTGAAGACTCCTGGATGCATCTGAAAAAAGCACTTCTCTTTGAGCTTGACTAAGTAGAATCTATCAACAAATACAGTTGAAAAAGATTTAAACAATGCAAATTTCTATGTCCAAAGCATATCAACTGTTGCTTTGCAAGGTGTTGTGTTGTCATTATTATACATATAAGCTGTATGTTACTCTGTTTGTCCTGAGAAAGCACAAACAGCCCATGCCCATATCAGAGCCTGACCAGTTCCTCCATACAAGATAgacttgtctttgttttatcagCAGATAATGTGCTAAAATATCCGTGAAGGTTTATATAAGTGTTGAGGTTTAAAGTTCAACTACcattaaagcaaaacaaaaaaattcagTTATCACGTGCAGTATCATGTTCTGTTTGTTATCAGTGAACCCACGGATGTGCATAAACCATTTTCAAAACAACACTTTCATTGTAAGAAGAGCTCATATAGTACATTTATGACAGGGGACACAAGTAAGTCATTCAACTTGGGCCTGTATGTGTATCTATGTATAATATATGATATTTCCACGAATCCCCCTAAATCTCTACCAAACACAGAGTCAGCATTGATTACCAGTGATCACTTTTCACTATCAGATGTTATGAATAATATTATCCTAAACAGTTTACAGGATGAACACTGCGTCATACCGTTAAATATTTGAGAAAGGTCACATTCAGGCTAAGGGGTTGTAAAGTTATGTTGATTGAGGTGATGAATAActgcatttttacttttatgtaCTTAGCAGCTGATATGAACTCTCACTATGATGCATTCAGGGACTGTTGTGTCAGAATGCTCAAGCAAGTCGTAAATGCAGCACAGACATATCACCAGCTTTTTAGATGATATGAGCAAAcaacattatcattcatttaGATGAAGGTTTCTCTTCATCTGATCGAATACATGATCAATATTTACACTCTTTAACTTATATATATTCTCCACCaaatcctgagggaaatatgcAACTCTTAAAAGGATGGTTccctgaaaaatgaaaattcactcattatctactcaccacttcTGGACTTTCAAGGGTAAACAGCTTTGCAGCAGAagccaatacaattgaagtcaatggtgacctaGACTTCAGACGTTTATATCTTTACGctctaaaatgtttttagcctaaatgtctgctgATATCTTCCTACAAGGTGCATTCACGGACCCTTGGACACATCATCGTCTGGCTACGTCCGCTGGATTAGCCACTTCcggtggacttttaggcttaaaacatggtggaaatgaCCTTATTTCTGGTTGAACGTAAATATCGGGGcctgcggacacttggatgacaccacacgagcagtgtGAGGCATGTcatgttttattacgtctgaagtctATTGTCACCAtcgacttcaattgtattggattctgctgcaacaaactTCGCTGCTGAGAccccagaagtgttttgtgaactcaaacaccTCACCCAACCCTCCCtcagcatagtggtgaataGATTACGAGTGaatgttcatttttctgtgaactatccctttaagctgcTAAATTCTCCACTGTTCACTGGGGATTGTAGGATATACGCATAAAGTTCATGCATCCAGTGTTCTGCTTGACCCTCCCTGAAACCTCTGGTTTCAGCACACTGGTAAAGTTGGTGATGAGATCCTAGTTACAGCTGGAGTTTGTCTTCATCTTGTATCTTAAAGTGAAGCTTTAGGCGCTGGCAAACAAACTGCATTTTCTAGCCATGAGATAACATTTATCAGCTCACACAACCTTGTTCAACTCTCCTTCTCAGCTGTTAAAGACTTTCTTTGTGGGAATGTGTAGTATTAGTGACTGTGACAAATATGTCCCACATAACCTTGATGTCTATGAAAGAGCACCTTTCTTTGTCGCAGGACAGGATAATAAAGAAGGGGTCAGCGGGTTCTCTGTGTGCATCGGCTAACTCGCCAGCTCCTACGGACTGGTGATAAGTGGATCAGCTCTGGCGGTGTGGTCAAGACTAAGAACTGTAGACACTTATCTCCAGCAGCAGTATTCGATAGTCACCAAGGGATTATTGAACTGTTCTCACTGTCTGCACGTTTCAACAGCTTCTCATTATTGaggctgattttttttctaatgcaaCAATAATTTCTGGGACAGTTACCAAACCCACCTTTAATGTGGCAGTGCAGCACGAGAGAGGTGGATGGTTTGCTTAGTTTAAGTGCACATGCGCCAACTTTGTATGCTGCCTTTTGCGGTTGCTCCTGTTTGTTCTCGTAAACAATTTTCCATGCGGTGACAGTGAGAGGTGTTCTAATATAGTGGGAGACAGAGGAATCTGGTTTGTCCAGATTCTTATCTTGGTCACGGTCTGTCAGGAGAGGTAAACACAATCAGATAGAAATGGTTTCAGATGACCTATATTTTTTTCAGGTTCagatgtttgattgattgactgtcACATATCCAGTAGTagaggttgtttttattttttcagtctcGTGTGGGTTAAAGATTAGATTAagcatttattttctgtagGAGAGCCTGTTTGTGAAATCCAGACCTCTTTCAACACTCTTACGCAGCACAGACTGAAGAACCAAACAAACTAGATGGTTATCGCTATCAAATTGCAAAAGGGGCCTTGACAACCCAGTGGAGAGCATATGGTGCAGAATAGTTAGCGAGCCAATGAAAACTGTTATCAGAAAAGCTATCAGAAACAAAGTGGAGGAACAGAACATTTCATGTTTATTACAAGGAAAATTAAATCCCTCTGTGTCGGTCTGGGGTTTTGAAAAAATGTCTTGTTGACACAGCTGATGAGAAATGATTCATCTGTCAGGAGTAGAGAGGTTGCAGCCACATTTCGTGTCAGCACTTTGGTTTGTGCTGATCCTGTGTGTTGCATGTTACTAATCATTCCTATGTTACTGCTCTGTGTTTGACTTTCTCACTGCTTTTCTCCACGTTTCCCTCACTGCCACACACTTTGCACAAAACCCGCTCACCACTGCGCACGCCTTATTATCACACGGCCCGGGCCCAGTTAGGAGCCCGCTCTCCACTGCTGGTTGGAAATTTCCGTAGAGCAATCCTCGTCGTCCACTGTTTTGGCCTGGGTGGGAGTGGGGTgagggagtgtgtttgtgtgtgggtgtggatggGTGTAGGGTGGacggacagagagggagggagagagtgagtaTGTTTCAGAGctgtttgacttttttcttcTATGGTGCAATGAGCTGAGAGGTGGAGAGGACCTGGATCATCATGCCTCTCAATCTGGAACCTGCACTGGTaatctatataaataatacaaataaaattcataGAAAGATCGTGAAGAGAAtctagagagaaaaaaggataTTCCAGAAAGAATCCACAGACATTTCTCAGGAGAGGATTTTTGTAACACACTGTTGTCTCAATGCTGATGTGTAATGTTATCTTCTAGCCTGTGTGCTTCTTGTCATTATTATGTAGGAGTGGTAACGTTTGACCAGGCAGAGCTGCTGTAGTTTGGTCTTTGACAGTTAAAACATTCAGCGGGCTGTTGGGAGCAGAGACAAATGCCTTATTGAATTTGGATGAAAGTGGACTGTTGTGCCAAACGCCTTCTGACTGTGTGCCGGATCTTTGGGAACATGCTGAGTAGTTTCGTGCTGGCTGCCATTCAAACATTTGCACTTGATATGGGCCTTAAACATTGATGCAATTCTAGTAGCTTACAGGGACAAGTGGCCAGGACTTGTTTACTCCAGATTCATAGCTAAGTATAAATGTTGGCGACTAGATATCTGCAGTTATATTATTCTAAGTTGAAGACCAGGGGCagcttgtaaaaataaaaataaaagataaatacagtTTCCTACTTCTACACTACATATTAACTGTACACATGATGTGATATATACTAATCTTCATAGGATAccatttattttgaagtttgtgTGTAAGAAATCAACATACAAGAGATTTACTCCTTTTTTTCCCAGTTTTTCAAATTATTATCGATTTGTTTAGCTTGGAGTAATATTTCCATTTCCGTTatgcaacagaaagaaaagaatgcaTACTGACTTTATTTGAGaatactgtgtgtttgtcttatcAGTTTGCACTTACTACGTACCATACttaaacctgtttttaaattgtacatATGGAACTGAGACATGGGCCTGGGGCATGTTTCAGAGGACTGAACTTAAATGATGAACTAGCTCCATAACAAAGTAAGGCTTCTTGCATAAAAGGCAATTGAAATGTCACAGTAGAATCAGTGCTTACTGTCGTCTTATATCTTAAGTATTCCCAGATATCAGAACTGAAAACTTCGGATGGATGCATTCTTGCAAAAGTACTATTGGTTGCAAGGTGTTCTTAAACAAGGCGTACTCACGCTTCAGTCTTATGGGTTGTAAGAAACAACATGGATTCTAGCTATTGGCATGTTTTTCGGCTCTGTTTTTATACCATTGCATATTGTGaccagatttattttctcttaaatTGCAGGTAATATATTCCTTTTAAAGTgacagtttctcttttctttcttcttcttgtagaGTCTGCTGCACTGTGAAGGCGTTAATAACCAGAGCTACATCTGTGAGTCTGGACACTGCTGCGGAGAGTCTCAGTGCTGTAGCTACTACTATGAGCTCTGGTGTAagtatcaaattattattttatttgtcttttttctttatatcttcACACTCAACATTCCTTGATAGGTTCTAATGCACATAATTGGACAGAGTGAGTCTTTTTGATGTTAAACTACTGTGATTTCATGTTAGTAATTCACAGTTGATTCAGGAGGAACAAACAGTGTAATTttgatttactttaatttattaaaattaataaaaggAACTGAGACCAGTGAATGCAACAGGCACTTAACCACAatgttaaagttacagtgtgtagaactttgtgatatctagtgtttaaattgcatgttgcaggtgaacacccctcacctcaccttctccttccaaacatgaaaaagaacctgtggaagcctttaattgtcataaaaactcaaaaggtgtttagtttgtccagtctggactaatgtaaaaaacatggcggcctccgtagagagggtcccctcgatgtaaatataaagtatttaaatataaagggtcttttctggagcacagaaaactacaattcatacaatttagatgacacaaactaatgaaaatatCATGAGGATTAGCCAATAGTGCCAAtatttcctttcacctaaatcttacacactggacctttaaagccaGATTCTCATATTGTTCAACCTTTCCTATATGTGTAGCTATTTTGTTACTATGAGCTATGCTAACTTTACAATCACCACCTCTGTTGTAGTGATCTTAGGACAAAAGGTCTTGTGCAAAGCAGTGTATATCAGGGCAGTCAGCATGAGCCTCATatcatttcaaataaacatgatttttacatgaATCAATCTCTTGTTTCAAACTCTGACAACAAGTAACCAGATTGAAGCCGCCTGTGATGGCCACCACTATACTAATTTATCGGGATCTATATCAGGGTCAACTTACAGGTGGACCCAACCTTGGACCCTGCATACACCATGTGCCACACGCTTATCTGTGAGGCTAACTGAGGACATTGATTGGCACCCCTGAGGAAAAACCTAAATACAAATTTTACTTGGATCGATTGTTATAAAGGCAAGTCATCTCACTGTGGTGGTGAATGGTATGTATCAAAAACAGAGTAAATAGACATGGAGCTAAATCAAGCAGGCAGATAGGAAACAGGACCATTCTGAAGACACTATTTCTCAATAAACTGGTGGTATTCATGTGGCCACCGCTCTCCACAGCTGAATGAGATAGACAACCATTACTGTAGAGAGTCGGAAATGTTGACAGTCATTCTAACATCGTATCAACAAGAAAtgattttgtattgttttcaatATGTCACTTTCCAATAATGGGGTGAACAAAAGACAGGTGTCAGCTGGACGAATGCACAGGAGAAGCAATAACAACATGTAAAAGACTTGTTATGAAGAATGGTTACATCAGCCAGTAAGTTGACCCAGATGTAGATCCCTCCCTATATAGCAAAACAGCTGTTCACAGCAGCTTCgttctgtttttattatgtttacTCAGACATGGGTGTTAGAAATAATTGTAAAGATCTTTTTAAACGCCGTGAGGGGCTCACACTGATTTTTTTGAACAAAGCATTATCAACCTAAATGTATTCATAATGTATTCTAATTAAGACAATTGTAAAACGGATGTTTCATTATACAGACCTCTCCTGCATATTACCCAACAATGGTTTTAGGTgttatttacagtaaaaatCAACAGCATACAGAGAAAAAAGTCTTAATACAGGATTAGTACCAGAGCTGAATTATAAATCAGGTAGTTGGATCATCCTGCCAAATATTTCAGCTacattgtctctgtgtttatgttgttcAACAAAGAACAAGATGTGGCAGTTCCCAAAAGCCATGTCAtgagtatgtaatgtgtaatagTATCATACGATAATCATCAGGTCCCAAACATTGATACTGGTATTGGCCTCAAAAAAACAGTGGCTATATTTGTCTCTACATTTATGATACAGTTAGTATTATGCACAAACTCTTTACCCCACAGATTAAGGTTGGCCAAAAATCATATCAAGAACAAAATATTCAGATCAGTCGATAACCATAATTATGATGGTAATTTTCATACTGTTTAATTTTTGCTTCTGAGTAAAGGCTGTGTTTTTTAAGTCATCTTAATGAGCAgataatgacaaacacttgatcaactgcaaaacatttttataaacctGACGTTTATtaattatgtgttatacctcctacCTCTTCCTAAACAACACATAAGCATTTTATCGATATAGGCATATTTTTGAATTTTGTCATAATGCTATTGATTAAAATTACATTGCGgtaattatttaattgttttcatttcccagCCCTACAATAGATCCTAGATTTTTGATCCTAGATTTTCTAGATTCAATAACGTTTGTTGAACCTTGTGGAATTGGTTGATTATGATGTTCAGTACTGAGCTCAACTTTTTGTAGATTACATTCTTAtttctcagagacacagtctGCCTTGCAGCATTGACCTTGAAGTGACGTTCTCCACATATTTCTTTGTTGATGTAATGACGTGTGTATTTCagaaacacagtaaacacaaactcactgcGCTCAGTTTTGGTTCCCTGCTGCTGTTTAGACTTGACTAGACAGTACAGGTTCACAAAAACTTCAtgccacaataaaaaaaacacacaatgatctCAAACAATCACATTGTGCTGGAATatttttcaatgtatttttcTATAGATAGATCCcactaaatcatacacactggacctttaatatggAATAACCATAAAGGATGTCTTCAAATCCATAGTGCAGTACATACAATATAAAGGCATGTGAATGTTTCACAGTGTCAGAACCAGATGTTGGCAGGATTTGATTTGCAGTGTTACGTTTGTGCTAACATCTGGGACTTTATGTTACATCACCACAAGCTAAAGTGAAACATGCATATTATCAAGCACAGTTTTAACTGTGAGTTAAAAATATCAATAGATACCACCATCAAAAAATGAcgacatgtctgtgtttgttcttcTCAATGTAGGGTTTTGGTTGGTGTGGGCGATCATCTTCATTttgagctgctgctgcgtgtGCCACCATCGCCGCACCAAACAccggctgcagcagcaacaacggCAGCACGAGATCAACCTCATCGCTTACCGTGAAGCACACAACTACCCCTCTGTGCCCTTCTACTTCAGTAAGAGCTCCCACTGACATATGATAAAGCTTGaattcattgtatttttttgccacttatacatatatactgtatgaagTCTCTGTATGATTGCTGTGGGAAACTGCTCAGATTTGAGTATTCAAAGCTGCAGTATTCAATATTTTCGCAAATTATAATGACAGAGCCTCCTCTCAGCTTGAAgagtgttttattgtctttcagcccattgtttttgttttaactgcCTGCAACTCTAATATTCTGGTTCAAACCcttgttttgactttttttctgtatattttacTTATGACATGGCAGCAAAGATTTTGACGTGGCAGGTTACAAGGTTACCAGCAAAAACAATACGTTCAGTCCAACAGATCTCATCTGCTTTATTTCCAGCCATGTGAAGCAAAACGTTAAGAAAAACCCTCTGTTTGTGATCCAAatacatgaaatgaaaagaaaatatgtgtggtaatcaaaaaaagaaatcctttgGTGAGAATAAGTTTAACTATATATTGATGAATACAGTACAATCAACACAATATTTATCTGTGGTCTATATGAGTGCATTTAGGGCAATAATACCCTGTATTagtaaatacagaaaaaacattaaGCCTCCCAGTTATTTTGTGAATATaatcgttttttgtttttttaaattacacatttctaTGACCTGTGAGGTCGTACAACACCTCTGGGGCCAACATTTCAGCTAGGCTGAGTCTGCTGATTGCTTTACTGTAAACAAACGAATCACCACAGTGAACACACTATTCTGATAAAGTTTCATTTCAGTCCAGTACATGTTTGCTGATAATgtgtatataaaataattggacctctgtttcattgtttttgtgtaaactttCGTCAATATTTTTTCAGTTACATCGAACTGAGGAATTTGACACTAGTGACGAGCGAAATCAGTGGCTCCTGACTCAAATGTAATGTTTGCACTGAGATCCATCCCTGGTTTCACACAGCGTCGGAACCTTCCCTGTTTGCATGCCCCAGTTTTCAGGAAGCGGAAAGCATTGCTCTCTTGGTACCTTGCCAGTGTTGCAACACCATCTCGCTTGGAGCTGAAACGGCCCTCAGCACCGAATTGACCCAGAAATTAActtgttttgtcacattttcccACTATTGCTTTGAAATTACTTACAAAGTGGTATAGAAACTTCAGGGAGCTCACACTGAAATTTTTACAGGTCAGACAGTGGTGGTTTTTTCTAAAAAGACTAAATCATATGATTGTTGTTTGAAAATTTTTATCAGTGCATATGCAAATTAATGTTTTTCCTACTTCTCCTCAGGGTTTCTGCCAAACTACCTCCTGCCTGACTATGAGGAGGTGGTCAATAGACCACcgactcctccccctccctacAGTGCCTTACACACAGGCCCATCGTCAGTGGCTTCTAGTCCCTTGGCCtctgagcagcaggagagacacTGTCCAGCCATCCAGCCTACTCCAGTGCCCCAGGTCTCTGAAAGTCTGTGTTGCAGACCCAGCACAGAGGAAGCACAACCTCCCACTTCAGACTTAAGGCCGAAGCCTGACAGCAAGCCAATGCAGACAGCACAAGATTCAGGCGTGATACTCCTCTCCGATGGGCTCAGTAGGGAGGCACTCACCAGCCAGGAGAAAAGAAGCGGGGATGGGGACGAGTCCTGCAAGGACGCCCTGCTGAAGGACCTGTCAGAAGGTTGTGCTGAGGACAAAGATCGGCTCCCCAATGGAAGGAGGAGGCGATTCACAGGGGACTCTGGgattgaggtgtgtgtgtgcagcacacGTGGGAGCGGCAGTTGCAGTGGAGTAGGAGGGACGGGCCAGGAAGGCAAAGAGTTGAGGGAGCTGGAGAGCCTTCTTGGGCGCGAGGGACATGGCGACAACgacgaggagggggaggaggaggccgggGACTTCTGTGACAGCTGCGGTCATCGGGCCTCCTTCAGCgcggaggaggagcaggtgcTGGGCGGGCTGGAGAGGCAGGCCGCTCGTGGACCTTCAGGATCTCCTCAGGCGGCTCAGCAGATAGGCAGCGGCTCGCTCCACCCTCCTGTGTGCCTCCTCCTTCACACCATCAATGAGCAGGAGGGGCCGCACCACAGCACCAGCACTGAGCTGCAGGGCTGAAACACAGCGGACACAGTGTTGTCATAGAGGGAAGGAGAGCACTTAGGACAGGATATGGAGGCATGTgcttttgtatttaagtgtatTATGCCTCAATGCTTTCTAAGTGAGtatttttatgaatgtgtgcatctTAGATAAAACAGGTGTGGAGGAAGCGGAATCTCAACGGAAGCGAGTGAGATCCAAAGGTTGAGAAAGCC
This is a stretch of genomic DNA from Paralichthys olivaceus isolate ysfri-2021 chromosome 8, ASM2471397v2, whole genome shotgun sequence. It encodes these proteins:
- the wbp1lb gene encoding WW domain binding protein 1-like b isoform X2; the protein is MPLNLEPALSLLHCEGVNNQSYICESGHCCGESQCCSYYYELWWFWLVWAIIFILSCCCVCHHRRTKHRLQQQQRQHEINLIAYREAHNYPSVPFYFRFLPNYLLPDYEEVVNRPPTPPPPYSALHTGPSSVASSPLASEQQERHCPAIQPTPVPQVSESLCCRPSTEEAQPPTSDLRPKPDSKPMQTAQDSGVILLSDGLSREALTSQEKRSGDGDESCKDALLKDLSEGCAEDKDRLPNGRRRRFTGDSGIEVCVCSTRGSGSCSGVGGTGQEGKELRELESLLGREGHGDNDEEGEEEAGDFCDSCGHRASFSAEEEQVLGGLERQAARGPSGSPQAAQQIGSGSLHPPVCLLLHTINEQEGPHHSTSTELQG
- the wbp1lb gene encoding WW domain binding protein 1-like b isoform X1; protein product: MRGPCWALKMGLFLHTVGSLTPTESAVDRSLLHCEGVNNQSYICESGHCCGESQCCSYYYELWWFWLVWAIIFILSCCCVCHHRRTKHRLQQQQRQHEINLIAYREAHNYPSVPFYFRFLPNYLLPDYEEVVNRPPTPPPPYSALHTGPSSVASSPLASEQQERHCPAIQPTPVPQVSESLCCRPSTEEAQPPTSDLRPKPDSKPMQTAQDSGVILLSDGLSREALTSQEKRSGDGDESCKDALLKDLSEGCAEDKDRLPNGRRRRFTGDSGIEVCVCSTRGSGSCSGVGGTGQEGKELRELESLLGREGHGDNDEEGEEEAGDFCDSCGHRASFSAEEEQVLGGLERQAARGPSGSPQAAQQIGSGSLHPPVCLLLHTINEQEGPHHSTSTELQG